A part of Arachis hypogaea cultivar Tifrunner chromosome 12, arahy.Tifrunner.gnm2.J5K5, whole genome shotgun sequence genomic DNA contains:
- the LOC112730168 gene encoding cystatin-1-like has product MACAGDKRVRDVDYKPNYIVRITSSNEDDDDDYDSIEYVSSPRKPIEEEIFDYYRQAFSSKGFDVPETGCLLAGGIGPYRIIDETREQRVTVMAKQALQVYNDENNARFEFDHLVKANSQAVAGLMFYITFMARSGDNVSQTFYATM; this is encoded by the exons ATGGCTTGTGCTGGAGATAAAAGAGTTAGGGATGTGGACTATAAACCGAATTACATTGTGAGAATAACTTCCTCTAATGAAGATGATGACGACGATTACGATTCGATTGAATACGTTTCCTCTCCTAGGAAGCCGATTGAGGAAGAAATTTTTGACTATTACAGACAGGCCTTCAGCAGTAAG GGATTCGATGTTCCAGAGACTGGATGCTTATTAGCTGGCGGAATTGGACCCTATCGGATAATAGATGAGACACGTGAGCAACGTGTGACCGTTATGGCTAAGCAAGCTTTGCAAGTCTATAATGACGAAAAT AATGCGCGTTTTGAGTTTGATCACCTTGTCAAGGCTAATAGCCAAGCTGTTGCTGGCCTTATGTTTTACATTACTTTTATGGCACGCTCGGGAGATAATGTGTCTCAAACCTTTTATGCCACaatgtga